In one window of Macadamia integrifolia cultivar HAES 741 chromosome 2, SCU_Mint_v3, whole genome shotgun sequence DNA:
- the LOC122067182 gene encoding DNA repair protein RadA isoform X4, with the protein MCDMRALRTLYSNRMIFSFTKTRFISTAALLLHRSTLKWRFPMNLRYVVQRTIHSSNLRHDEDSKHWSNPNSYSGGELGSRRRDGNPEVWSVYDPVADKVVTTRRVGYTNSREEESSSGDETPVTLSSFDSLVGDLSPEKPVNRSKNVDDQSVSGDGTPKSWSGNHSRGEKSASKKSASVVENRDKETGRVSSGSSLRDRGIISKTKKGKSRINWVCSNCGDSFSQWWGTCYSCNKVGTLVQFSQSETIEDKSRGFQVTENAVRSWLPHKIGDLHPQRLTDVKKGLNKAQWRIPLSGLFGAEVARVLGGGLVPGSLVLVGGDPGVGKSTLLLQIAADLAEGGDFGRAACVVYVSGEESIEQIGSRADRMMIGTEELFLYSGTDVEDILEKILPLNPRALIVDSIQTVYLQGATGNAGGLAQVKDCTSVLLRFAKRTDIPVLLIGHVTKTGDIAGPRVLEHIVDVVLYMEGEKHSSHRLLRSVKNRYGSTDELGVFEMTQSGLQAVSNPSEIFLGEQHSDSEVLAGLAVAVIIDGSRAFLIEVQALCLSSASTSRHVNGVQPGRADMIISVLTKQAGLKLQDNFLGVSHPQWCCIRWRGWPW; encoded by the exons ATGTGCGATATGCGAGCGCTTCGTACTCTCTACTCCAATCGAATGATTTTCAGTTTCACCAAAACTAGATTCATCTCTACTGCTGCTCTCTTATTGCATCGTTCCACTCTTAAATGGAGATTTCCTATGAATCTACGTTACGTGGTCCAGAGAACCATTCATTCAAGCAATCTACGGCACGACGAAGATTCCAAGCATTGGTCTAATCCGAATTCATATTCCGGGGGTGAACTTGGTTCGAGACGCAGAGATGGAAACCCTGAAGTTTGGTCTGTTTATGATCCTGTTGCAGACAAGGTTGTGACGACCAGAAGAGTTGGATATACTAAcagtagggaagaagaatcgaGTAGCGGAGATGAAACCCCAGTGACTCTGTCGAGTTTTGATTCTCTGGTAGGAGATTTATCGCCGGAAAAACCTGTGAATCGATCGAAGAATGTAGATGACCAGTCGGTGAGTGGAGATGGAACCCCTAAGAGTTGGTCAGGTAATCATTCAAGGGGAGAAAAATCCGCGTCGAAGAAATCTGCGTCGGTTGTTGAGAACCGAGATAAAGAAACCGGCAGAGTTTCGTCTGGATCCAGTTTAAGAGATCGAGGCATTATTTCGAAGACAAAAAAGGGCAAGAGCAGGATTAACTGGGTCTGCTCAAACTGCGGGGATTCGTTTTCCCAGTGGTGGGGAACTTGCTATTCCTGTAATAAAGTGGGTACACTAGTACAGTTCTCGCAGTCTGAAACCATTGAGGATAAGTCAAGGGGGTTTCAGGTAACTGAAAACGCAGTTCGGTCATGGCTCCCACATAAGATAGGTGACTTGCATCCTCAGAGGTTGACAGACGTGAAGAAGGGTTTAAATAAGGCCCAATGGAGAATTCCTTT GTCCGGTCTCTTTGGAGCTGAAGTTGCTAGGGTGCTGGGTGGTGGTCTTGTACCAg GTTCCTTGGTTTTAGTTGGTGGTGATCCAGGTGTTGGCAAGAGTACACTGTTGTTGCAG ATTGCTGCAGACCTAGCTGAAGGGGGTGACTTTGGACGGGCAGCTTGTGTTGTGTATGTCTCAGGTGAAGAG AGTATTGAGCAAATTGGGAGCAGAGCTGACCGAATGATGATTGGAACAGAGGAGCTTTTCTTATATTCGGGTACTGATGTCGAG GACATATTAGAAAAGATTCTTCCCCTCAATCCCCGGGCTCTAATCGTTGATTCCATTCAGACGGTCTATTTACAAGGAGCGACTGGGAATGCTGGAGGCCTCGCACAG GTCAAGGACTGCACCTCAGTGTTGTTGCGTTTTGCTAAGAGGACGGATATACCTGTTTTGTTG ATTGGTCATGTGACGAAGACAGGGGATATTGCTGGACCTCGTGTCTTGGAGCACATTGTTGATGTTGTTCTATACATGGAA GGTGAGAAGCACTCATCTCATCGGTTGCTTCGTTCTGTGAAGAACCGCTATGGATCCACTGACGAG CTTGGAGTATTTGAAATGACACAATCAGGCCTTCAAGCAGTTTCAAATCCCAGTGAGATTTTCTTAGGTGAACAGCACTCAGATTCAGAGGTTTTAGCTGGACTTGCAGTTGCTGTCATTATTGATGGGTCCCGAGCTTTTcttattgaagttcag GCTTTGTGTCTATCTAGCGCATCAACCTCAAGGCATGTGAATGGTGTCCAACCGGGCAGAGCTGACATGATTATTTCA GTTTTAACGAAGCAAGCTGGTCTAAAACTCCAAGATAAT